A part of Roseofilum capinflatum BLCC-M114 genomic DNA contains:
- a CDS encoding DUF2288 domain-containing protein: protein MEDIRERLTQEVDRAQWQWLKPHIARDNVVVVNQGLNLVDVGVAIATDEVTSVQHWISEQLITKPTLEQLNHWERSEEQQFEALIVQPYVLVQEA, encoded by the coding sequence ATGGAAGACATTCGGGAGCGCCTTACCCAAGAAGTGGATCGGGCACAATGGCAGTGGCTCAAACCCCATATTGCTAGGGATAATGTGGTGGTGGTGAATCAAGGATTGAATTTAGTCGATGTGGGAGTGGCGATCGCTACCGATGAAGTCACCTCTGTACAACACTGGATCAGCGAACAACTGATTACTAAACCCACCCTGGAACAATTAAACCATTGGGAGCGTAGCGAAGAGCAACAGTTTGAGGCTCTCATTGTCCAACCCTATGTTTTGGTGCAAGAAGCCTAA
- a CDS encoding lysophospholipid acyltransferase family protein, with protein MTQNREPLKSLILYNLFKWSVVSPMLHVYFQGQIYGAENVPQEGPLVVVSNHASHFDPPIVSNCVRRPVAFMAKEELFKVPVLKQAISLYGAYPVERASADRSAIRNALSALEQGWATGLFLQGTRTKDGRITSPKLGAAMIAAKAQAPLLPVSLWGTEKILVKETPIPRAVPVTVRIGSLIDPPKNTKRDELEPVTEACKDAIHALHDLGR; from the coding sequence ATGACTCAAAACCGCGAACCCTTGAAAAGCCTTATTCTTTACAACCTCTTCAAGTGGTCTGTGGTCAGTCCCATGCTGCATGTGTATTTTCAAGGTCAGATTTACGGTGCTGAAAACGTCCCCCAAGAGGGGCCATTAGTGGTAGTCAGTAACCATGCCAGTCATTTCGATCCGCCCATTGTCTCGAACTGTGTACGGCGACCGGTCGCGTTTATGGCCAAAGAAGAATTATTTAAGGTTCCAGTATTAAAACAGGCTATTTCCTTATACGGAGCCTATCCTGTTGAACGAGCATCTGCCGATCGCAGCGCCATTCGCAATGCCCTATCCGCTTTAGAACAAGGCTGGGCAACCGGCTTATTTTTACAAGGCACGCGCACCAAAGATGGGCGTATTACCTCCCCCAAATTGGGCGCAGCTATGATCGCCGCCAAAGCTCAAGCTCCGTTATTACCCGTGAGCTTATGGGGTACAGAAAAAATCCTGGTTAAAGAGACTCCGATCCCCCGTGCTGTCCCGGTAACTGTCCGTATTGGCTCCTTAATCGATCCGCCAAAAAACACCAAACGGGATGAGTTAGAGCCGGTAACCGAAGCCTGTAAAGATGCCATCCATGCACTACATGACTTGGGACGGTAG